Proteins encoded together in one Lathyrus oleraceus cultivar Zhongwan6 chromosome 5, CAAS_Psat_ZW6_1.0, whole genome shotgun sequence window:
- the LOC127084023 gene encoding laccase-12 yields the protein MECVKTNSKYSSIFIAIFVLLLSFASSLAHAKTHNHEFLVEATPVKRLCKTHNSITVNGQYPGPTLEINNGDTLVVKVTNKARYNVTIHWHGVRQMRTGWADGPEFVTQCPIRPGGSYTYRFTVDGQEGTLWWHAHSSWLRATVYGALIVRPREGETFPFPKPHRETTILLGEWWDKNPIDVVRESQRTGAAPNISDAYTINGQPGDLYKCSTKGTTIVPIHSGETNLVRVINAALNQPLFFTIANHKLTVVGADASYLKPFTTSVLMLGPGQTTDVLLTANQPPSRYYIAARAYQSAQNAPFDNTTTTAILQYHNSIKNKPIMPPLPAYNDTNTVTKFSRSFFSPRKVEVPIEIDENLFFTIGLGLNNCPKNFRDRRCQGPIKRTRFTASMNNVSFTLPNNISILQAHYNRIPGVFTTDFPTKPPVKFDFTGNVSRSLWQPIPGTKAYKLKFGSRVQIVLQDTSIVTPENHPIHLHGYDFYIVAEGFGNFDPKKDTAKFNLLDPPQRNTVAVPANGWAVIRFVADNPGAWIMHCHLDVHIGWGLATILLVEDGVGKLQSIEPPPLDLPLC from the exons ATGGAGTGTgtcaaaacaaattcaaaataTTCTTCCATCTTCATAGCCATTTTTGTTCTCTTATTATCTTTTGCTTCTTCTTTAGCACATGCAAAAACTCACAACCATGAGTTTCTT GTTGAAGCAACTCCAGTGAAGAGGCTGTGCAAAACTCATAACTCCATAACTGTGAATGGGCAATACCCAGGTCCAACTTTGGAGATCAATAATGGTGACACTTTGGTTGTTAAAGTCACTAACAAAGCTCGTTATAATGTCACCATTCATTG GCATGGTGTTCGACAAATGAGGACGGGATGGGCAGATGGTCCGGAATTTGTGACACAATGTCCTATTCGTCCGGGTGGAAGTTACACCTACCGTTTCACTGTTGATGGACAAGAAGGGACACTTTGGTGGCATGCTCATAGTTCATGGCTTAGAGCCACTGTTTATGGTGCTTTGATCGTTCGTCCTAGAGAAGGAGAAACATTCCCTTTTCCGAAGCCACACCGCGAAACAACCATTCTCTTAG GGGAATGGTGGGACAAAAATCCTATAGATGTTGTGAGGGAGTCCCAAAGAACTGGAGCAGCTCCAAATATATCTGATGCATATACTATCAATGGTCAACCTGGTGATCTTTACAAGTGCTCTACCAAAG GCACAACAATTGTTCCGATACATTCTGGCGAAACAAATCTCGTCAGAGTGATCAATGCTGCACTCAATCAACCACTTTTCTTCACAATCGCCAACCATAAATTAACCGTGGTTGGCGCTGATGCCTCTTATCTTAAACCTTTCACGACCAGTGTCCTCATGTTAGGACCGGGCCAAACCACTGACGTCTTATTAACCGCCAACCAACCACCTTCTCGATACTACATTGCAGCACGCGCTTATCAATCGGCTCAAAATGCACCATTCGATAACACAACCACCACAGCCATTCTCCAATACCACAACTCGATCAAAAACAAACCAATCATGCCACCACTCCCCGCTTACAACGACACCAACACGGTTACTAAATTCAGCAGAAGCTTTTTCAGTCCAAGAAAAGTTGAAGTCCCGATCGAAATCGATGAAAATCTCTTTTTCACAATTGGTTTAGGACTCAACAATTGCCCGAAGAATTTCAGGGATAGAAGATGTCAAGGTCCTATTAAACGGACACGCTTCACAGCGAGCATGAACAATGTTTCTTTCACTCTCCCAAACAATATTTCAATTCTGCAGGCTCATTATAACAGAATCCCTGGAGTTTTCACGACTGATTTTCCCACGAAACCGCCAGTGAAATTCGATTTCACCGGTAACGTGAGCCGTTCGCTTTGGCAACCTATTCCGGGGACTAAAGCTTATAAGTTGAAGTTTGGATCAAGGGTTCAGATTGTGTTGCAGGATACAAGTATTGTCACTCCAGAGAATCATCCAATTCACCTTCATGGATATGATTTCTATATTGTTGCTGAAGGTTTTGGAAACTTTGATCCAAAGAAAGATACTGCAAAATTCAACCTTCTTGATCCACCTCAGAGGAATACAGTGGCTGTACCGGCCAATGGTTGGGCCGTTATCCGGTTCGTTGCAGATAACCCAG GTGCTTGGATTATGCATTGTCACTTGGATGTTCACATAGGTTGGGGTTTGGCTACTATTCTATTGGTAGAAGATGGAGTTGGGAAATTGCAATCTATAGAACCACCTCCACTAGACTTACCTCTTTGTTAG
- the LOC127080273 gene encoding uncharacterized protein LOC127080273, which produces MVQNARNVRRGRSAGRGASRGVGRNVSGEATPEGVANIPIGREDHSQTGTNSQADTRDVRELAAAVLVQTQQNAQILQITRDHQLFQQQQRETVHEDTGLNSFLKGKPPQFGGDFNPEGAEKWLQEIEKIFSFTHCRENRRVGYATFMLTGDVEAWWRGKHRLLEEEGREINWILFKEEFLGKYFPKLCRKEKEREFQNLRQGMMTVGEYTRKFESLLKYSEFYRLHPREEWMCEKYQDGLKYDIQRAVLPLHIMRFGELIERCLELEGIDNRKNQYGSGVPTRNNNHKGHFNRGHGGRTQQGGRPYQRPTPYHNQDSRRLMFKCYSCGGAHLNKDCPNRNIGACFRCGQKGHFLKDCPQGQNQPTSQKSILINNNNVGRARNGGPNVGQGPQNQNKPTTGRVFAIRGAEISKSDGLIQGMCLIGDKLVSVLYDSGATHSFISTSCAKILGFEIVDLNNKMTITTPSGERMVTCSVCADCPIILENRRFLVDLIVLPLKDLDVILGMDWLSANDVILGCKKKILTFGEDSGEIIKVETLTQKFMMLFSMSEGETPSFENIPVVCEFPEVFPEEVPGLPPVREVEFSIDLVPGTGPISISPYRMSPSEMAELKKQLDEMLEKEFIRPSVSPWGAPVLFVKKKDGSSRLCVDYRQLNKATVKKQVSFA; this is translated from the coding sequence ATGGTTCAGAACGCCAGAAACGTGAGGCGTGGTAGGAGTGCTGGTAGAGGTGCTAGTAGAGGTGTAGGTAGGAATGTGAGTGGTGAAGCTACTCCCGAAGGAGTAGCTAACATCCCCATAGGACGAGAAGATCATTCCCAAACTGGAACGAACTCTCAAGCTGACACTCGAGATGTTCGTGAACTTGCTGCGGCTGTGTTAGTTCAAACACAACAAAATGCTCAAATCCTGCAAATCACCCGTGATCATCAactttttcagcaacaacaaaGAGAAACTGTGCATGAAGATACGGGATTGAACTCGTTTCTGAAAGGTAAACCACCACAGTTTGGTGGTGACTTTAATCCGGAGGGTGCTGAGAAATGGTTGCAAGAGATAGAGAAGATATTCTCTTTCACTCACTGTAGAGAGAATAGAAGAGTCGGATATGCAACATTCATGCTGACAGGCGACGTTGAAGCCTGGTGGAGAGGAAAACATAGATTATTGGAAGAGGAAGGAAGAGAGATCAATTGGATCTTATTCAAAGAAGAATTTTTGGGGAAGTATTTTCCAAAGCTATGTAGGAAAGAGAAGGAGAGAGAATTCCAGAACCTGCGTCAAGGTATGATGACGGTGGGAGAGTATACTAGGAAGTTTGAATCCTTGCTAAAGTATTCTGAATTTTACCGCTTGCATCCAAGGGAAGAATGGATGTGTGAAAAGTATCAAGATGGATTGAAATATGATATCCAGAGGGCGGTTCTACCTCTGCATATTATGCGCTTTGGTGAGCTGATAGAAAGATGTTTGGAGTTGGAAGGAATTGACAATAGGAAGAATCAATATGGATCAGGAGTACCAACCCGAAACAACAATCACAAGGGCCATTTTAACCGAGGCCATGGAGGAAGGACCCAACAAGGGGGTAGGCCATATCAAAGGCCTACACCATATCATAACCAGGATTCTAGGAGGTTAATGTTCAAGTGTTACAGCTGTGGAGGGGCACATCTTAACAAAGATTGTCCAAATAGAAACATTGGAGCTTGTTTTCGTTGTGGTCAGAAGGGCCATTTTCTCAAAGATTGTCCCCAAGGACAAAACCAACCAACAAGCCAGAAGAGCATCCTAATAAACAATAACAATGTAGGGAGAGCAAGGAACGGAGGCCCAAATGTTGGTCAAGGACCTCAAAATCAGAACAAGCCAACCACAGGAAGAGTATTTGCAATTAGAGGAGCCGAGATCTCAAAGTCAGATGGGTTAATCCAAGGTATGTGTCTAATCGGAGATAAGTTGGTATCAGTATTATACGATTCAGGAGCTACGCATTCATTTATATCTACATCTTGTGCGAAGATTTTGGGATTTGAAATTGTTGATCTCAATAATAAGATGACCATTACAACTCCATCGGGGGAAAGAATGGTAACTTGTTCAGTCTGTGCAGACTGCCCTATAATTTTAGAAAATAGAAGATTCTTAGTAGATCTTATAGTACTCCCGCTAAAAGACCTAGATGTCATCTTAGGAATGGATTGGTTATCAGCCAACGATGTAATCTTGGGGTGCAAGAAGAAAATTTTAACGTTTGGAGAAGATAGTGGAGAAATCATAAAGGTGGAAACTCTCACCCAAAAATTTATGATGTTATTCTCTATGTCAGAAGGAGAAACCCCTAGTTTTGAAAATATTCCAGTGGTCTGCGAATTCCCGGAAGTTTTTCCAGAAGAGGTTCCAGGTTTACCACCGGTTAGGGAAGTGGAGTTTTCTATAGACTTGGTTCCAGGCACTGGACCAATTTCTATATCTCCTTATCGAATGTCACCCTCAGAGATGGCTGAGTTAAAGAAACAGTTAGACGAGATGTTAGAGAAGGAATTTATTAGACCGAGTGTATCGCCATGGGGAGCTCCAGTCTTGTTTGTTAAGAAGAAGGATGGTTCTTCTAGACTTTGTGTAGATTACAGACAACTTAATAAAGCTACTGTAAAAAAACAAGTATCCTTTGCCTAG